Genomic DNA from Dioscorea cayenensis subsp. rotundata cultivar TDr96_F1 chromosome 1, TDr96_F1_v2_PseudoChromosome.rev07_lg8_w22 25.fasta, whole genome shotgun sequence:
GTAGTAATAATCCTAATGCATTGAGAGTTCATCTGGATGGTTAGAATAAAATTTCATGCACTAAATGCGAAATTTCTCTGCAATTAAAGAACATGACTTTGCTGAGAAAAATAAATCGAAAGAAATGCATATTGTTAGTTTGAGAGAAATTTGATGCATTGAGAGCTTATCTGGATGTTCAGAATAATACTTCATGCATTAATTTTTGACTTTTTGAGATTTCTCTGCAATTAAGAAAGATCAGTTgctaagaaaaaaatgaattgaaagaAATGCATTTTGTTAGTTTGAGAGAAATTTGAGAACTTGTAATCTGAGATGGAAGTAGACTATTTCATTGCTCGCCTCTCAAAACCTGCTTTTTTTCTCCAACgataaagaagaacaaatatatCTCAAGGTATAAATTATTGTTCCATAATTAATGTGAGCTTCTGTTGTTGCCATAATTAGTCTTCATGTAGAATCCTTGTGAGCTTACTGGCTTAGCCTTTTTTTCTTTCGTGCACATCATATGTAATCATTCTCTCAGTAATGAATGTTGTCATGTTGATGGCTGAGGATAATGGGAGTTTTGTTGATTTGGGATGAGTTTAAGACCACGGAGTCTGCTGATTTGTTCTTCAAGGTATACTGCAATATGCAACACTTAATTATATACTCTCAGCAGCAGAGTAAATGCAAGGACAATGTTGATTAATATACACTAGGCTCAAGATACCGTAGCAAAGAATGGTGGATTTGTGTTAGGAAGCAGTGCAACATTGTAAAGAAGATAACATTTTCAGTATACAATTATTAATCAATGGATGCAAATGATGAAATGACGTTAAATGTTGGTGCTTGTTGATCATGGTATTTGGACAGATGATTTCTTCATTATTTGCCTAACTAGCAAGACATGTTATCCATCACAAGATGGGGTTACGGCTTTTTAGAAAAAGCATTTCTTGTTTGTTGATTATAATATAACTGTCTAAGGTTTTAGTCATGGAAGCCATCTGGGGGCTATATTTAGAATTGATTATTTGCTTCAGGGAAGGTTTAATGATGGTGTAGACTTGAGCAGAGGTTGGTTTGATATTATCATTGGTTTAGATAATTGATATTGAAGTTTTGAGAGTTTTAGTTATTTTCTTCCTGAAGAGTGGATGAAAtcccaaaaataatacaagTGTCTATGCACatattaaccttttttttttttgtttcaattaaCAACATAAGTTCATCAATATGACTAACAGTATTTGAGCTGAATGCAAGAGCGCAAAGTAGCGCATGAAATTCCTCAATTATGAAGACAATATTTTCACAGACATTATTTTCACAAGGAATTTTGGTCAACACAACACAATCAGCTCATACAAGCTTATTACATATGGTGATTACTACATTTATTGATTTTAGAATGCGATGTAGATGGGACTTGTGACATTGTGCCTGTTGGACACCCATGACAACTCTCCTTGTCCAATGACTCCCGAGCTTGGGTGGGAACCATTCATGATGAATGTGATACTATAGGTAATTTGTTGTTCTAATCGGGTGAAGCTAATCTGGTAGTGAGAGAGGTAGATTCTCACAAATGGTGGTTCTATGAATGTGGCGTTGTAGATTTCCCTAGCATCACCCACATTTGTCACTGTCCTGCTAATAGTGGAGTTTGCTGATCTTGATGCCATTTGTATGCCAATAGAGGGATAATTGAGTTGCTTGCTAGAGATGGATCTAGTGCAATTTTGTGTGTTGTTTTTGGTGAAGATTTGCACATCTTGACTGTTATTAGAAAAAATTCCGCAAAGATAGGCAACATAATCATCTGGTTCAATGTTGTAGACGAGACCTGGATCCATGGCATTCATCACATTGACTTGTCCTGCTCCCCGTTGGAGAATGTTGGCACTGCCGTTCAAAGTTGCTTCATCATAGATTGGTTTTCCATCTAAATCGAATGTGTCGGTTGTGGTGATGAGTGCTGATTGGATCTCTGATGTTGACCATTGACGTTTGTTGTCGTTTTTCAACTTGCTCATAATAAGTGCCACAATTCCGGAAACATGAGGCGTGGCCATGGATGTGCCACTTTCAAAGTTGAATGGCTTTATTTTTAGACCAGACAGGAAAAGCCCAACTTCTACTGGCCATGCAGATAAAATATTTACTCCAGGTGCAGTGACATCTAGCTTCACATTGTTTCCATTATACCTGACCAGGCCTCTGGATGAGAAGTAGGCCAATGCTGGAGATGGCCGAATATCAAATATTGTTCCACCGAAGGTGATCTTTGCCGTAGGTGTAGAGTTTGAAATAATATAATCTTTAATTTGAATGGCATCTTTGTAGCTCACATGTGATACTGGAAGATATTGAGCTTCTGAAAATGTCGTGTACCCTGACACATCATCATTCATAAGGACCATGCCAGCACCTCCAACATTCCTAACGACTTTACCTTTTCGATGTTATCTAAATTTCCAACATCACACATCACAATCTTATCTCTAACATCGATGCCATTTAACGAATTATTCAAGCAATATAGTTGTCTAAATCGTCCATTGCTGCCTGGAAAAAAACAAGGGAAGAAATTTGTCAGTAACCATATTGGGTTGGTAGGCGCTTTTCTCCGTGGAATTGAGTCCCATTGCCGAGTGTCACAGTTGCTCTACTTATTCTTCGATCTGTAGTTGTTGCACCGATGACCATATCCCATGGAGCAGCGTGACTCAATGTCTCCGGGTCTGGGCCACTGTTACCAGCAGCTGTGCATGGAAAGATACCCTTATGCATTGCTGAGTACGTGGCAATAGCAACGTCATCCTCATCAAGGGAAATAGGCAAGTAGAGAGGTGGTAACCCAAAGGACATTTGGAGGATATGCACCCCATCTTGAATTGCTTTGTCTATACCTGCTAGGATACCACTTGATTCATATGTCTTTCCAACACACCTTGTACACTGATATAAATACTTTCGGCGCCATCCATGCAGCCCTTCCAGGAGCTTCGTTTAGGACTTCTGCGTTATTCACAAAGTTGCCTGCTGCAATGCCAGCGACATGTGTACCGTGACCTTGATCTATGTCAGTTGCTAGAATGGTTTTATTATCAAGTTTGAAAGATTGTACCCCAATGACTTTATCATTGCAAGGTGTTTGGAGGTAACAACTTACGTTCCATCCTGCTGGGCGGGGAGGCATTCCTGTGTCATCAAAGGAAGGATGGGGCATGTAAATCCCTGTATCCAACACGCCAATGATGATCCCCTCACCGTAAAATGAGTTGCTTGTGGACCAAACTCCAAATGAAGTGCTCAAATTTAGGAAGTCATGAGTATAGGTTGTTTGGAGGTGAAGAGCCTTGCTCGGATTGGCACGGAGAAATCCATCCATCTTCTCCATATCTCTCACTTCTTCAGGTGTTAATCTTGCTGCAAACCCACTGATGGCTTCTTTATATGAGAAAAGCAACCGCGGCTCCCCTGTATCAAGAGTAGTGTTGGGTAAAAAGGACTTGTGCCAATTCTCTAAATCCTCTGCACTCCAAGAAATTTGAACCCTCCGGCTTCAAAAACGTGAAcaatatatgtttttgatttggCTAATGTTTTCACCATGATCACTGACTATAGGCAATAGCTGGCCGTGAACCAAGAGAAGAATgttaaatgaaagaaaaaatgcAAGAACCACGAAAGGAGCAAATTCACCCTTGAACTCGCCCATTTAAGTGGAGTTTTGAAAGAACTAATGGAAGAGATCAAATAGCCAAGGTGTGGATGTGGTTCATGCTCTCTGTGATATTCTAATATATAGACTGGATATGGACTTAAGTTGGCACATCGTTGAATGAATTTTGGAATTTTCATTCATATCATACCCTATGCATCTCATCaaaattgtgataatttaattTGCTAGTAACATAGGGTACCACTTTGAATTCAGACACCAAATATAATTCCTTGGATGAAGGATCTCACTCTTCCGAACATTCCTGGACTTTGGATGCTATGAAACCTATACTAACTTACTATTGTTCAGAAACGCATGCTGCATGGTTTGCTTCCTCTTTGTATGTTTACCCTTTTGGCAAAATATTCGATTCCCATTAAGGaatgttttttaaaagaaattaatccTATAAATGGTTTTAGCTCACTAgactaatatatattatatgtgatTATGTTAAAATAATCCACAAGTTTAAGGATGATCTAAACAAGCCTTTTGTGCATtgattatatttgcttatattgATGAAAGAATCCAATGAGCATCTAGTTTTGGAAGTAGTATGCTTGTTTGAGGTGATTGCAACTTGCATTAACTTTACACTAATCATATTGAGGTATGTCATCTTCCAAAAAGTTTTtctgttcttgtttttttcctctGAAACATG
This window encodes:
- the LOC120258958 gene encoding subtilisin-like protease 4, coding for MVLMNDDVSGYTTFSEAQYLPVSHVSYKDAIQIKDYIISNSTPTAKITFGGTIFDIRPSPALAYFSSRGLVRYNGNNVKLDVTAPGVNILSAWPVEVGLFLSGLKIKPFNFESGTSMATPHVSGIVALIMSKLKNDNKRQWSTSEIQSALITTTDTFDLDGKPIYDEATLNGSANILQRGAGQVNVMNAMDPGLVYNIEPDDYVAYLCGIFSNNSQDVQIFTKNNTQNCTRSISSKQLNYPSIGIQMASRSANSTISRTVTNVGDAREIYNATFIEPPFVRIYLSHYQISFTRLEQQITYSITFIMNGSHPSSGVIGQGELSWVSNRHNVTSPIYIAF